The proteins below come from a single Stomoxys calcitrans chromosome 1, idStoCalc2.1, whole genome shotgun sequence genomic window:
- the LOC106089548 gene encoding waprin-like protein: MHKNMANKTLILSLFALTLVVMTLAAGDCPSSTKVQTCTPKCLQDTECSAIGGKCCPNLCNTRSCVQPNQLSNSGSRDTSPFSKNSGSSGSYCGNVKCSSFEKCESDRSTKRPKCVRA, translated from the exons ATGCACAAGAATATGG caaacaaaactttaattttgtcCCTTTTCGCCCTAACCCTGGTGGTTATGACTTTGGCCGCTGGAG ATTGTCCTTCATCGACCAAGGTTCAAACGTGCACACCCAAATGCTTGCAAGACACCGAATGCAGTGCCATTGGTGGCAAATGTTGTCCCAATTTGTGCAACACTCGCTCCTGTGTCCAACCCAACCAATTAAGTAACTCTGGCAGCCGTGACACTTCACCATTCAGCAAGAACT CCGGTTCCAGCGGCTCATACTGTGGCAATGTCAAATGCAGCTCGTTTGAGAAGTGTGAAAGTGATCGCTCCACCAAAAGACCCAAATGTGTACGTGCCTAA